A window from Malaclemys terrapin pileata isolate rMalTer1 chromosome 18, rMalTer1.hap1, whole genome shotgun sequence encodes these proteins:
- the TMEM120A gene encoding ion channel TACAN — translation MSLPASVSECLRDWEELQGGFQHVQEAHKQYKQKLEELTKLQDGISSSIARQKKQLKELSLAFKNCKSAITAEQEESIREIQSLIKERQSIFFEMEAYLPKKNGLYLSLVLGNVNVTLLSKQAKFAYKDEYEKFKLYLTIILLIISFSCRFLLNSRVTDAVFNFLLVWYYCTLTIRECILITNGSRIKGWWVFHHYVSTFLSGVMLTWPDGLMYQMFRNQFLSFSMYQSFVQFLQYYYQSGCLYRLRALGERHNMDLTVEGFQSWMWRGLTFLLPFLFFGQFWQLYNAVTLFQLARHPQCKEWQVLMCGFPFLVLFVGNFTTTLRVVQQKFQNQNQDAKAE, via the exons GAGGCCCATAAGCAGTACAAGCAGAAGCTCGAAGAACTAACCAAGCTGCAGGATGGGATCTCCAGTTCCATTGCACGGCAGAAGAAGCAGCTGAAGGAGCTGTCTCTCGCCTTCAAAAA CTGCAAGTCCGCGATAACCGCCGAACAGGAAGAGTCCATCCGGGAGATCCAGAGCCTCATCAAAGAGAGGCAGAGCATCTTCTTTGAAATGGAGGCGTATTTGCCAAAGAAGAATGG GTTGTACCTGAGTCTGGTGCTTGGGAACGTGAATGTGACTCTACTCAGCAAGCAGGCTAA GTTTGCTTATAAAGATGAGTACGAGAAGTTCAAGCTCTACCTCACCATCATCCTGCTCATCATCTCCTTCTCCTGCAGGTTCCTTCTCAACTCCAG GGTGACGGACGCCGTCTTTAACTTCCTGCTGGTCTGGTACTACTGCACCCTGACCATCCGCGAGTGCATCCTCATCACCAACGGGTCCAG AATCAAAGGCTGGTGGGTTTTCCATCACTACGTCTCTACCTTCCTCTCGGGCGTCATGCTGACTTG GCCGGATGGGCTCATGTACCAGATGTTCCGAAACCAGTTCCTCTCCTTCTCCATGTATCAAA GCTTTGTGCAGTTCCTCCAGTATTACTATCAGAGCGGGTGCCTGTACCGGCTGAGGGCGCTGGGCGAGAGGCACAACATGGATCTCACCGTGG AGGGCTTCCAGTCGTGGATGTGGAGGGGCCTCACTTTCTTGCTGCCGTTCCTCTTCTTTGGCCAG TTCTGGCAGCTTTACAACGCGGTCACCCTCTTCCAGCTGGCCAGACATCCGCAGTGCAAGGAATGGCAG GTTCTCATGTGTGGGTTCCCCTTCTTGGTGCTCTTCGTGGGGAACTTCACCACCACCCTGCGGGTCGTCCAGCAGAAATTCCAGAACCAGAACCAAGACGCTAAGGCCGAGTAA